The Methanofastidiosum sp. sequence CTTACATCCGTTTTCCAAGAATATATATCATATACCCTTTCTATGTTTTCTTTTTCTAATTTTACTACGGCTTTCATAAATTATCTTGTGACTGCTTTCTTAAAAACATTCTTATTTTAATTTAATAGTTAAATAAATATTTTCTATGGAGAAAATAGATATATATTTCCTTTGAAAAAACATTACATGGAAGAAATAAAATTAAAGCCTATAGGCTTAGTTCATTCTCCTTTTAAGGAGCCAATCGGAGTGCCAAAGGATTCAAGTGACGGAATGGATTATAAAGGAACTATTGAGATATTTTCAGAATATAGGAATGGTTTAAAAGACCTTGATGGATTTTCACATATCTTGGTTCTTTTTTATTTCCATAAATCAGAATATTCTCATCTTATAGTCAAGCCTTACCTTGATGACCACTTAAGGGGTGTATTTGCCACAAGGTCACCCCACAGACCAAACTTCATTGGATTATCTGTAGTTGAGTTATTGAAGATAGAAGATGGAATCTTACATATAAGGGGAATTGATATGATAGAAAGAACGCCAGTCTTGGATATAAAGCCTTACATCCCGGAGTTTGATTCAAATGAAGGAATTAGAATAGGGTGGCTTGAGGGAAAAATATAATCTCTAAAGCGGCTGGCCTGTCCATCCATCAAAAATGATTTATATTCTTAGATAGTATCTAGTTAGGTGAAATTATGAAGTTTTGTCCAGATTATGCAAAAGTTGATGCCAAGACTCTTGATAAGATTAAATCTTTAGAGAATGAAATTGGAGTAATACTATTGGCGTATGAAAAGCCCCCAACCTATGCTAAAATCCTAGAAAGTGATGTTGTCAAGTTAAAAGAAGTTGAAAGGTCGATGGGAGTAACTCTTGTAGCTTTTTCTTAAGTGCAATAATTTTATTTTTTTTTCTAAAAAAGAGCGTAGGGCTTCTTAATATTATTCCAGTGCCCCGTACGGGATTTGAACCCGTGCCACGGCCTCGAAAGGGCCGCATTCTTGACCGGACTAGACTAACGGGGCTTAACAAACCATTTTTATAAATACTT is a genomic window containing:
- the tsaA gene encoding tRNA (N6-threonylcarbamoyladenosine(37)-N6)-methyltransferase TrmO, with the protein product MEEIKLKPIGLVHSPFKEPIGVPKDSSDGMDYKGTIEIFSEYRNGLKDLDGFSHILVLFYFHKSEYSHLIVKPYLDDHLRGVFATRSPHRPNFIGLSVVELLKIEDGILHIRGIDMIERTPVLDIKPYIPEFDSNEGIRIGWLEGKI